The following proteins come from a genomic window of Aphelocoma coerulescens isolate FSJ_1873_10779 chromosome 29, UR_Acoe_1.0, whole genome shotgun sequence:
- the GPR182 gene encoding G-protein coupled receptor 182: MAEVTSVPMETHTVRMEAHTVPSEYGDYHNWSELFHLLNHTYTYCEFSLDENVKRVILFILYLVIFVVGLVENLLVIWVNWQTRGNKSLVNLYIINMAIADLGVLLSLPIWMLEVMLDYTWLWGSFLCRFTHYFYFANMYASIFFLTCLSVDRYVTLTSSSLFWRRHQHRARRVVCACSWVLAAAIPFLEVAHMQLVNTGEPICIFMAPFETYDEWALAVSLATTTIGFLIPFPIIAVFNVLTARFVRRTKPESRKHCLLIYAYIGVFLLSWLPFHVVLTLLTLEGNHIVLHCTFAHLLYFFYDIIDCFTLLHCVINPILYNFLSKNFRSKLISAVVKYIPKDHGGQKGADNSSSSTQHSIVIAKDNSPPN; this comes from the coding sequence ATGGCCGAGGTGACCAGTGTCCCCATGGAGACACACACTGTCCGCATGGAGGCACACACCGTCCCAAGCGAGTACGGGGACTACCACAACTGGTCCGAGCTGTTCCACCTCCTGAACCACACCTACACCTACTGCGAGTTCAGCCTGGACGAGAACGTCAAGCGGGTGATTCTCTTCATCCTCTACCTGGTCATCTTCGTGGTGGGCTTGGTGGAGAACCTCCTCGTCATCTGGGTCAACTGGCAGACACGGGGCAACAAGAGCTTGGTCAACCTGTACATCATCAACATGGCCATCGCTGACCTCGGGGTGCTGCTCTCGCTGCCCATCTGGATGCTGGAGGTGATGCTGGATTACACCTGGCTCTGGGGCAGCTTCCTCTGCCGCTTCACCCACTACTTCTACTTCGCCAACATGTACGCCAGCATCTTCTTCCTCACCTGCCTGAGCGTGGATCGCTACGTGACCCTGACCAGCTCCTCCCTCTTCTGGCGCCGGCACCAGCACCGCGCGCGCCGCGTGGTCTGCGCCTGCAGCTGGGTGCTGGCCGCCGCCATCCCCTTCCTGGAGGTGGCTCACATGCAGCTGGTCAACACCGGGGAGCCCATCTGCATCTTCATGGCCCCCTTTGAGACCTACGACGAGTGGGCGCTGGCGGTCAGCTTGGCCACCACCACCATCGGCTTCCTCATCCCCTTCCCCATCATCGCCGTGTTCAACGTGCTGACGGCGCGGTTCGTCCGGCGCACCAAGCCCGAGAGCCGCAAGCACTGCCTGCTCATCTACGCCTATATCGGGGTGttcctgctcagctggctgCCCTTCCACGTTGTGCTGACGCTGCTCACCCTCGAGGGCAACCACATCGTGCTGCACTGCACCTTCGCCCACCTTCTCTACTTCTTCTACGACATCATAGACTGCTTCACCCTGCTCCACTGCGTCATCAACCCCATCCTCTACAACTTCCTCAGCAAGAACTTCCGCAGCAAACTCATCTCCGCTGTGGTCAAGTACATCCCGAAGGACCACGGTGGCCAGAAGGGCGCCGACAACTCCTCCTCCAGCACGCAGCACTCCATAGTCATCGCAAAGGACAACAGCCCTCCCAACTAA
- the LOC138099939 gene encoding retinol dehydrogenase 16-like: MWPEHGRHRLSPGGAVPRMWLYVVAVLLGLFLLRRWHRERQTVPRLSEKHVLITGCDSGFGNLLARQLDARGLRVLAACLSEAGATQLRAATSSRLQTVLLDVTSSKSIADVTAWVRERVGDRGLWGLVNNAGIIIPTAPNEWLTKEDFVKVLNVNLVGLVEVTLSLLPLVRRARGRVVNVASVMGRMSCFGGGYCISKYGVEAFSDSLRRELRPFGVQVSIIEPGGFQTAITDPAPLVEGFVRLWERLPAEAQAAYGRHYVDKYAKTTTLLRRLSSSRLSHVTDAMTHALLSRCPRSRYAAGWDARLILLPLSYCPAWLSDTILGLLLPIPASGVP; this comes from the exons ATGTGGCCCGAGCACGGCCGGCACAGGCTGTCACCGGGCGGTGCGGTGCCGAGGATGTGGCTGTACGTGGTGgcggtgctgctggggctgttcctgctgcGGCGCTGGCACCGGGAGCGGCAGACGGTGCCGCGGCTCTCGGAGAAGCACGTGCTGATCACGGGATGTGACAGCGGCTTCGGGAACCTGCTGGCGCGGCAGCTGGACGCGCGTGGGCTGCGGGTGCTGGCCGCCTGTCTGAGCGAGGCCGGGGCCACGCAGCTGCGGGCGGCCACCTCCAGCCGGCTCCAGACCGTCCTGCTGGACGTCACCTCCAGCAAGAGCATCGCCGATGTCACCGCCTGGGTCCGGGAGCGTGTGGGCGATCGAG GGCTCTGGGGACTGGTGAACAATGCAGGGATCATCATCCCCACCGCCCCGAACGAGTGGCTGACCAAGGAGGACTTTGTCAAGGTGCTGAATGTCAACCTGGTGGGGCTCGTGGAGGTGACGCTGAGCCTCCTGCCGCTGgtgcggcgggcgcggggccgtgTGGTCAATGTGGCCAGCGTGATGGGCCGCATGTCCTGTTTCGGCGGCGGGTACTGCATCTCCAAGTACGGTGTGGAGGCCTTCTCCGACAGCCTCAG GCGGGAGCTGCGTCCCTTCGGGGTGCAGGTCTCCATCATCGAACCTGGAGGCTTCCAGACGGCAATTACCGATCCCGCACCGCTGGTGGAGGGCTTCGTTCGCCTCTGGGAGCGGCTCCCGGCAGAAGCCCAGGCAGCCTACGGCCGCCACTACGTGGACAAAT ATGCCAAGACCACCACCCTGCTGCGCCGCCTGAGCAGCTCCCGCCTGTCGCACGTCACCGATGCCATGACACACGCGCTGCTCTCCCGCTGCCCCCGCAGCCGCTACGCCGCCGGCTGGGATGCCCGGCTCATCCTCCTGCCCCTCAGCTACTGCCCGGCCTGGCTGTCCGACACCATCCTTGGCCTCCTCCTGCCCATCCCGGCCAGCGGGGTGCCCTGA